A region of Piscinibacter gummiphilus DNA encodes the following proteins:
- a CDS encoding ABC transporter ATP-binding protein, with product MSHDVLEPARSVPEASAEVAAPSLLSLAGMGKRFGSLQALADVSLELAPGEVHCLLGENGAGKSTLCNLIFGVYAPDDGEMALDGRAYRPAGPADALASRVAMVHQHFSLVPDLSVVDNLLLGQQTRGVLRRRECADRIADLSARYGLQLSPHARIQDLSIGERQRVEIVKCLMREPRLLVLDEPTAVLLPAEIAALLDVCERVAATGCGILLVTHKLAEIKRVARRATVLRGGRIAARSDHPEQDLDDLVRAMIQRDTSPLRPRERTETPPPAGPSRKPEPALMVDGLTVRDPDGVVRLDRFTLLVEPGEIVAVAGVEGNGQSELGAVLSGLLPATEGRWFASGKELTAAAPRALTAAGVGIVPEDRHAVGCITGMSVAENLFLDRLGRYRRFGLLDRAAMRRDALALMQRFDVRAASPDVTFGGLSGGNQQKAVLARELTLDGLSFLLAAQPTRGLDVGAVEAVYGHIRAACDRGVGVLLISSELDELLAVADRVVVLYRGRVMGQCPADVAHRDRIGAWMAGHTE from the coding sequence ATGTCGCACGACGTGCTGGAGCCCGCGCGCTCCGTTCCGGAAGCGTCCGCCGAGGTGGCGGCACCTTCGCTGCTGTCCCTCGCGGGCATGGGCAAGCGGTTCGGTTCGCTGCAGGCGCTGGCCGACGTGTCGCTCGAACTCGCCCCGGGCGAGGTGCACTGCCTGCTCGGTGAAAACGGCGCGGGCAAGTCCACGCTGTGCAACCTGATCTTCGGCGTGTACGCGCCGGACGACGGCGAGATGGCCCTCGACGGCCGGGCCTACCGCCCGGCCGGCCCGGCCGACGCGCTCGCGTCGCGCGTGGCGATGGTGCACCAGCACTTCAGCCTCGTGCCCGACCTGAGCGTCGTCGACAACCTGCTGCTCGGCCAGCAGACCCGCGGCGTGCTGCGCCGGCGCGAATGCGCCGACCGCATCGCCGACCTTTCCGCGCGCTACGGGCTGCAGCTGTCGCCCCACGCGCGCATCCAGGACCTCTCCATCGGCGAGCGCCAGCGTGTCGAGATCGTCAAGTGCCTGATGCGCGAACCGCGCCTGCTGGTGCTCGACGAGCCCACCGCGGTGCTGCTGCCCGCCGAGATCGCCGCGCTGCTCGACGTGTGCGAGCGGGTCGCCGCCACCGGCTGCGGCATCCTGCTCGTGACGCACAAGCTCGCCGAGATCAAGCGCGTGGCGCGCCGCGCCACCGTGCTGCGCGGCGGCCGCATCGCCGCCCGCTCCGACCACCCCGAGCAGGACCTCGACGACCTCGTGCGCGCGATGATCCAGCGCGACACGAGCCCGCTGCGCCCGCGCGAACGCACCGAAACCCCGCCGCCCGCCGGCCCCTCGCGCAAGCCCGAGCCGGCGCTGATGGTCGACGGCCTCACCGTGCGCGACCCCGACGGGGTGGTGCGGCTCGATCGTTTCACGCTGCTCGTCGAGCCTGGCGAGATCGTCGCCGTGGCCGGCGTCGAGGGCAACGGCCAGAGCGAACTCGGTGCCGTGCTGTCGGGCCTGCTGCCCGCCACCGAAGGCCGCTGGTTCGCCTCGGGCAAGGAACTCACCGCCGCGGCACCGCGTGCGCTGACCGCGGCCGGCGTCGGCATCGTGCCGGAGGACCGCCACGCGGTCGGCTGCATCACCGGCATGAGCGTCGCCGAGAACCTCTTCCTCGACCGCCTGGGCCGCTACCGGCGCTTCGGCCTGCTCGACCGCGCGGCGATGCGCCGCGACGCGCTCGCGCTGATGCAGCGCTTCGACGTGCGCGCCGCCAGCCCCGACGTGACCTTCGGGGGCCTCTCCGGTGGCAACCAGCAGAAGGCCGTGCTGGCGCGTGAACTCACGCTCGACGGCCTCTCCTTCCTGCTCGCCGCCCAGCCCACGCGCGGCCTCGACGTGGGTGCGGTGGAGGCCGTGTACGGCCACATCCGCGCCGCATGCGACCGCGGCGTGGGCGTGCTGCTGATCTCCTCCGAACTCGACGAACTGCTCGCCGTCGCCGACCGCGTGGTCGTGCTGTACCGCGGCCGCGTGATGGGCCAATGCCCGGCCGACGTGGCGCACCGCGACCGCATCGGCGCCTGGATGGCGGGCCACACCGAATGA
- a CDS encoding BMP family protein, which yields MLSSSTSRRSFSLRALLAAGLVAVPFAAFSADATRIGILIPGSKSDKGWMESGYDGLVAAQKKHGDKIKVQMIENINYADMEQALTNLASKNQLVIGVGGQTQAALLKVSKRFPKTKFSIVGGSKGDELPNVAGYDVKQAEIAFVAGATAAMLSKTGAVSYVGGMEIPSIVNAGKEFGKGAAYINPKIKYVENYTGNFDDVAKSKEATLAAIAQGADVHYHILNLGLRGMEQAAKEKGTHIIGSYTDRCGSDPLYIAYSITGVGYQVEYAIDEAVAGTWKAGYKPFGLAMGSKASDMSACGATPAMKAKIDEIKKDIQSGKIKVLEG from the coding sequence ATGTTGTCCAGCTCCACGTCCCGCCGGTCCTTCTCCCTCCGTGCCCTCCTCGCCGCCGGCCTGGTGGCGGTGCCCTTCGCGGCCTTCTCCGCCGATGCCACCCGCATCGGCATCCTGATCCCCGGCTCCAAGTCGGACAAGGGCTGGATGGAGTCGGGCTACGACGGCCTCGTCGCCGCGCAGAAGAAGCACGGCGACAAGATCAAGGTGCAGATGATCGAGAACATCAACTACGCCGACATGGAGCAGGCGCTGACGAACCTCGCGTCGAAGAACCAGCTCGTGATCGGCGTGGGCGGCCAGACGCAGGCCGCGCTGCTCAAGGTGTCCAAGCGCTTCCCGAAGACGAAGTTCTCGATCGTGGGCGGCAGCAAGGGCGACGAACTGCCCAACGTGGCGGGCTACGACGTGAAGCAGGCCGAGATCGCCTTCGTGGCCGGCGCCACCGCCGCCATGCTCTCGAAGACCGGGGCCGTGAGCTACGTGGGTGGCATGGAGATCCCGTCCATCGTCAACGCGGGCAAGGAGTTCGGCAAGGGCGCCGCGTACATCAACCCGAAGATCAAGTACGTCGAGAACTACACGGGCAACTTCGACGACGTGGCCAAGTCGAAGGAGGCCACGCTCGCCGCCATCGCGCAGGGCGCCGACGTCCACTACCACATCCTCAACCTGGGCCTGCGCGGCATGGAGCAGGCGGCGAAGGAAAAAGGCACGCACATCATCGGCAGCTACACCGACCGCTGCGGCTCCGACCCGCTCTACATCGCCTACAGCATCACCGGCGTGGGCTACCAGGTCGAGTACGCCATCGACGAGGCCGTGGCCGGCACGTGGAAGGCGGGCTACAAGCCCTTCGGCCTCGCGATGGGTTCGAAGGCTTCCGACATGAGCGCGTGCGGCGCCACGCCGGCAATGAAGGCCAAGATCGACGAGATCAAGAAGGACATCCAGAGCGGCAAGATCAAGGTACTCGAGGGCTGA
- a CDS encoding cysteine hydrolase family protein produces MTSETKGRLGTADHYHWIASPAEVDMAMPAPAPVPLSVLAEPQNIKVDLARTAIVVIDMQNDFCAPGGWVDAIGGDYQSDRAPIAPLQKLLPALRAKGVPVIWVNWGNRPDLANMPPNQIHLYKPKGEGIGLGDPLPGSGAPVLQKDSWAAAVVDELAPLPGDLSVDKHRISGFWDTPLDSILRNLGTKTILFAGVNTDQCVLHSLTDANFLGYGCVLVEDCCATSSPAFCTEATVWNVKKCFGFVTDSARLLDALGSGG; encoded by the coding sequence ATGACATCCGAAACGAAGGGCCGCCTCGGCACCGCTGACCACTACCACTGGATCGCCTCGCCCGCCGAGGTCGACATGGCGATGCCCGCGCCCGCCCCCGTGCCGCTGAGCGTGCTGGCCGAGCCGCAGAACATCAAGGTCGACCTCGCGCGCACCGCGATCGTCGTGATCGACATGCAGAACGACTTCTGCGCACCGGGCGGCTGGGTCGACGCGATCGGGGGCGACTACCAGAGCGACCGTGCGCCCATCGCCCCGCTGCAGAAGCTGCTGCCCGCGCTGCGCGCGAAGGGCGTGCCGGTGATCTGGGTCAACTGGGGCAACCGGCCCGACCTCGCGAACATGCCGCCGAACCAGATCCACCTCTACAAACCGAAGGGCGAGGGCATCGGCCTCGGCGACCCGCTGCCCGGCAGCGGCGCCCCGGTGCTGCAGAAGGACTCGTGGGCCGCGGCGGTCGTCGACGAACTCGCGCCGCTGCCCGGCGACCTCTCGGTCGACAAGCACCGCATCAGCGGCTTCTGGGACACGCCGCTCGACAGCATCCTGCGCAACCTCGGCACGAAGACGATCCTGTTCGCCGGCGTGAACACCGACCAGTGCGTGCTGCACTCGCTGACCGACGCGAACTTCCTCGGCTACGGCTGCGTGCTGGTCGAGGACTGCTGCGCCACCAGTTCGCCGGCCTTCTGCACCGAGGCCACCGTCTGGAACGTCAAGAAGTGCTTCGGGTTCGTCACCGACTCGGCGCGCCTGCTCGATGCCCTCGGCAGCGGAGGCTGA
- a CDS encoding amidase: MTDDHGAFVPGGRVSRGPTGSGALDGLRFAVKDLIDVEGLVTGGGNPDWAASQRPAPADAPAVRALRAAGASLVGKTVTDELAFSLEGENHHHGTPRNPRAPGRLPGGSSSGSAVAVAAGLADVALGTDTGGSVRVPASFCGVFGFRPTHGRVPLDGVVPFAPSFDTVGWFAATGEVLQRAGRVLLGDTGSAAAPLHLVRLDDALAAADPGSRTRLVPLARALGALDGFDVFEGDRASWLRAYQVLQGAEIRETLGGWIAERRPRFGPSIAPRFHGLAGIAAAEIDTWRAWRAAQVRRLHALFPADRPTAWVLPSAPGVALRRTASADDRGRFYDVALALGAIAGHAGLPQVSLPLATSDGLPVGLSVIGPPGSDEALLALAAGLDTDHP, translated from the coding sequence GTGACCGACGACCACGGTGCGTTCGTGCCGGGCGGGCGGGTCTCGCGCGGCCCCACGGGGTCGGGCGCGCTCGACGGGCTGCGCTTCGCGGTGAAGGACCTCATCGACGTGGAGGGCCTGGTGACCGGCGGGGGCAACCCCGACTGGGCCGCGTCGCAGCGGCCCGCGCCGGCCGACGCGCCCGCGGTGCGTGCGCTGCGGGCCGCGGGCGCCTCGCTGGTCGGCAAGACCGTCACGGACGAACTGGCCTTCAGCCTCGAGGGCGAGAACCACCACCACGGCACGCCGCGCAACCCGCGTGCGCCGGGCCGGCTGCCGGGCGGCTCGTCCAGCGGGTCGGCGGTGGCCGTGGCCGCGGGCCTGGCCGACGTGGCGCTCGGCACCGACACGGGCGGGTCGGTGCGCGTGCCGGCCTCGTTCTGCGGCGTGTTCGGCTTCCGCCCGACCCACGGCCGCGTGCCACTCGACGGCGTGGTGCCGTTCGCGCCCAGCTTCGACACCGTGGGCTGGTTCGCGGCCACGGGCGAGGTGCTGCAGCGCGCGGGGCGGGTGCTGCTCGGCGACACCGGCTCGGCCGCGGCGCCGCTGCACCTCGTGCGCCTCGACGACGCGCTGGCCGCCGCCGACCCGGGCAGCCGCACGCGCCTCGTGCCGCTGGCCCGCGCGCTCGGCGCGCTGGACGGCTTCGACGTGTTCGAGGGCGACCGTGCGTCATGGCTGCGCGCCTACCAGGTGCTCCAGGGCGCGGAGATCCGCGAGACGCTGGGCGGCTGGATCGCCGAACGGCGGCCCCGTTTCGGTCCGTCGATCGCCCCCCGTTTCCACGGCCTCGCCGGCATCGCGGCCGCCGAGATCGACACGTGGCGGGCGTGGCGCGCCGCGCAGGTCCGGCGGCTGCACGCGCTGTTCCCCGCGGACCGGCCCACGGCCTGGGTGCTGCCCAGCGCCCCCGGCGTCGCGCTGCGCCGCACCGCCTCGGCCGACGACCGCGGCCGCTTCTACGACGTGGCGCTGGCGCTGGGCGCCATCGCCGGCCATGCGGGCCTTCCGCAGGTGAGCCTGCCGCTCGCGACGAGCGACGGCCTGCCCGTCGGCCTGTCCGTGATCGGGCCTCCGGGCAGCGACGAAGCCCTGCTGGCGCTGGCCGCCGGCCTCGACACCGACCATCCCTGA
- a CDS encoding TetR/AcrR family transcriptional regulator, whose product MPTPTARRPKRDPAKTRAGILKAAVAEFAAKGYSGARTEQIVKRAKTNIRMLYHYFGDKDGLYVCVLEEVLAKLRTEELQLDVGGTVPLDGILQMFDFIDGHFARHPELRNLLAFENLNRAQHLKRSTRIPEMATPVLGLLDGLLQRGAEEGSLRPDIDALHLYITMVSMVYYSKAHVFTLSRIFAEDLLAPEWQQRQREQARAMLTAYLAPPATCSKPSKRKAK is encoded by the coding sequence ATGCCGACCCCCACTGCCCGCCGCCCGAAACGTGATCCCGCGAAGACCCGCGCCGGCATCCTGAAGGCCGCCGTCGCCGAGTTCGCGGCGAAAGGCTACAGCGGCGCCCGCACCGAGCAGATCGTGAAGCGGGCCAAGACCAACATCCGCATGCTGTACCACTACTTCGGGGACAAGGACGGCCTGTACGTCTGCGTGCTGGAGGAGGTGCTCGCGAAGCTGCGCACCGAGGAGTTGCAGCTCGACGTGGGCGGCACCGTGCCGCTCGACGGCATCCTGCAGATGTTCGACTTCATCGACGGGCACTTCGCCCGCCACCCCGAGCTGCGCAACCTGCTCGCGTTCGAGAACCTGAACCGCGCGCAGCACCTGAAGCGCTCCACGCGCATCCCCGAGATGGCGACGCCCGTGCTCGGGCTGCTCGACGGCCTGCTGCAGCGTGGCGCCGAGGAGGGTTCGCTGCGCCCGGACATCGACGCGCTGCACCTCTACATCACGATGGTCAGCATGGTGTACTACAGCAAGGCCCACGTGTTCACGCTGTCGCGCATCTTCGCGGAGGACCTGCTGGCGCCCGAATGGCAGCAGCGCCAGCGCGAGCAGGCGAGGGCGATGCTGACGGCGTACCTCGCGCCGCCGGCAACCTGTTCGAAACCCAGCAAACGCAAGGCGAAGTGA
- a CDS encoding GntR family transcriptional regulator — protein sequence MTFTSLRLPTPTLHGRIREELRERILSGAWQPHDRVPSESALMAQYGVSRITVRQALGDLESARMIFKVPGKGAFVAEAKPFQELGRLQGFAEAMGERGHETFNRVLRCETVAADDTVADRLRLAPGTPVTHIRRVRYLGREPVSVDHTWLPAELGERVVREDLATRDIFLILENEGATPLGHADLALGATVADAEIATQLGVSVGSPVLHIERLTSDREGRPIDFEHLYCRSDSFQYRLRLQRR from the coding sequence ATGACCTTCACCAGCCTCCGGCTTCCCACCCCGACGCTCCACGGCCGCATCCGCGAGGAGTTGCGGGAGCGCATCCTCTCCGGCGCCTGGCAGCCACACGACCGCGTGCCGTCCGAGAGTGCGCTGATGGCGCAGTACGGCGTCAGCCGCATCACCGTGCGCCAGGCGCTCGGCGACCTCGAGAGCGCCCGCATGATCTTCAAGGTGCCCGGCAAGGGCGCCTTCGTCGCCGAGGCCAAGCCGTTCCAGGAACTCGGCCGGCTGCAGGGCTTCGCCGAGGCCATGGGCGAGAGGGGCCACGAGACCTTCAACCGCGTGCTGCGCTGCGAGACGGTCGCGGCGGACGACACCGTGGCCGACCGCCTGCGGCTCGCGCCCGGCACGCCGGTCACCCACATCCGGCGCGTGCGCTACCTCGGGCGTGAGCCGGTGTCGGTGGACCACACCTGGCTGCCCGCCGAACTCGGCGAACGTGTGGTCCGCGAGGACCTCGCCACGCGCGACATCTTCCTGATCCTCGAGAACGAGGGCGCCACGCCGCTCGGCCACGCCGACCTCGCGCTGGGGGCGACCGTCGCCGACGCGGAGATCGCCACGCAGCTCGGTGTCAGCGTCGGCTCGCCGGTGCTGCACATCGAGCGGCTGACCAGCGACCGCGAGGGCCGGCCGATCGACTTCGAACACCTGTACTGCCGCTCGGACAGCTTCCAGTACCGCCTGCGGCTGCAGCGCCGCTGA
- a CDS encoding fumarate reductase/succinate dehydrogenase flavoprotein subunit has protein sequence MNTIETEVDVLVIGGGTAGPMAAVKAKQANPALRVLLLEKANVKRSGAISMGMDGLNNAVIPGHATPEQYVREITIANDGIVNQKTVMAYATQSFAMIEELDRWGVKFEKDETGDYAVKKVHHMGSYVLPMPEGHDIKKVLYRQLKRTRVEITNRLVATRLLTGPDGRIAGAMAFDCRTADFHVIRAKSVVLACGAAGRLGLPSSGYLFGTYENPTNAGDGYAMAYHAGAELSGIECFQINPLIKDYNGPACAYVTGPFGGYTTNAEGQRFIECDYWSGQMMWEFYQELQGGKGPVFLKLDHLAEETISTIETILHTNERPSRGRFHAGRGTDYRERLVEMHISEIGLCSGHSASGVWVDEHARTTVPGLHSAGDMACVPHNYMLGAFVYGRLAGESSAAWCAEHDFAPVDPEQVERERQRVWAPLQREQGLPPNQVEFKLRRFVNDHLQPPKVTRKMEIGLERFEGIRHDLEHVKARDAHELMRAMEVHAIRDCAEMAARASLFRTESRWGLYHARVDYPERNDTDWFCHAQLKKDERGAMTSFKRPIEPYLVPIAETERNAYRELRIAVPA, from the coding sequence ATGAACACCATCGAAACCGAAGTCGACGTCCTCGTCATCGGCGGCGGCACCGCCGGCCCGATGGCCGCTGTCAAGGCCAAGCAGGCCAACCCCGCGCTGCGCGTGCTGCTGCTCGAGAAGGCCAACGTCAAGCGCAGCGGCGCCATCTCGATGGGCATGGACGGCTTGAACAACGCCGTGATCCCCGGCCACGCCACGCCCGAGCAGTACGTGCGCGAGATCACCATCGCGAACGACGGCATCGTCAACCAGAAGACGGTGATGGCCTACGCCACGCAGAGCTTCGCGATGATCGAGGAGCTCGACCGCTGGGGCGTGAAGTTCGAGAAGGACGAGACGGGCGACTACGCCGTCAAGAAGGTGCACCACATGGGCAGCTACGTGCTGCCGATGCCCGAGGGGCACGACATCAAGAAGGTGCTGTACCGCCAGCTCAAGCGCACGCGGGTCGAGATCACCAACCGCCTGGTGGCGACAAGGCTGCTGACGGGCCCGGACGGCCGCATCGCCGGCGCGATGGCCTTCGACTGCCGCACCGCCGACTTCCACGTGATCCGCGCGAAGTCGGTGGTGCTCGCCTGCGGCGCCGCCGGGCGCCTGGGCCTGCCGTCGTCGGGCTACCTGTTCGGGACGTACGAGAACCCCACCAACGCGGGCGACGGCTACGCGATGGCGTACCACGCGGGCGCCGAGCTCTCGGGCATCGAGTGCTTCCAGATCAACCCGCTGATCAAGGACTACAACGGCCCGGCCTGCGCGTACGTCACCGGCCCGTTCGGCGGCTACACCACCAACGCCGAGGGCCAGCGCTTCATCGAGTGCGACTACTGGAGCGGCCAGATGATGTGGGAGTTCTACCAGGAGCTGCAGGGTGGCAAGGGCCCGGTGTTCCTGAAACTCGACCACCTCGCCGAGGAAACCATCTCGACGATCGAGACCATCCTGCACACCAACGAGCGCCCGAGCCGCGGCCGTTTCCACGCGGGCCGCGGCACCGACTACCGCGAACGCCTGGTCGAGATGCACATCTCCGAGATCGGCCTGTGCAGCGGCCACTCGGCCTCCGGCGTGTGGGTGGACGAACACGCGCGCACCACGGTGCCGGGCCTGCACTCGGCCGGCGACATGGCCTGCGTGCCGCACAACTACATGCTGGGTGCGTTCGTCTACGGCCGCCTTGCGGGCGAGAGCAGCGCGGCGTGGTGTGCCGAGCACGATTTCGCGCCGGTCGACCCGGAACAGGTGGAACGCGAACGCCAGCGCGTGTGGGCGCCGCTCCAACGCGAACAGGGCCTGCCGCCCAACCAGGTGGAGTTCAAGCTGCGCCGTTTCGTCAACGACCACCTGCAGCCGCCGAAGGTCACCCGCAAGATGGAGATCGGCCTCGAGCGTTTCGAGGGCATCCGCCACGACCTCGAGCACGTCAAGGCACGCGACGCCCACGAGCTGATGCGGGCGATGGAGGTGCACGCGATCCGCGACTGTGCCGAGATGGCGGCCCGCGCCTCGCTGTTCCGCACCGAGAGCCGCTGGGGCCTGTACCACGCCCGCGTCGACTATCCCGAGCGCAACGACACCGACTGGTTCTGCCACGCCCAGCTGAAGAAGGACGAGCGCGGCGCGATGACGAGCTTCAAGCGCCCCATCGAGCCGTACCTCGTCCCCATCGCCGAAACCGAACGCAACGCCTACCGCGAACTCCGCATCGCGGTCCCTGCCTGA
- a CDS encoding 4Fe-4S dicluster domain-containing protein: protein MQYAPIAFTPHAVPVSVDADKCIAHKGCTVCVDVCPLDVLAIDLSKGTAYMKFDECWYCMPCEKDCPTGAVTVEIPYLLR, encoded by the coding sequence ATGCAATACGCCCCCATCGCGTTCACCCCCCACGCCGTGCCGGTGTCGGTCGACGCCGACAAGTGCATCGCCCACAAGGGCTGCACCGTGTGCGTCGACGTGTGCCCGCTCGACGTGCTGGCCATCGACCTGTCGAAGGGCACGGCCTACATGAAGTTCGACGAATGCTGGTACTGCATGCCGTGCGAGAAGGACTGCCCCACCGGCGCCGTGACCGTCGAGATCCCCTACCTGCTCCGCTGA
- a CDS encoding ABC transporter substrate-binding protein → MNFRLPLTGLALAFALSAAHAGETIRVALGTQDTTINCATGGLLIRELNLLDKYLPRDGKYKDVTYDIQWKNFTSGAPLTNEMVADKLDFGAMADFPGSLNGAAHLKAGKKSIFLSVLSGSTFGSGNGIVVPTASSVQSLAELKGKQISVPFASTSHGMLLRALKAQGIDPSTDVNILTQAPEVAGSALQANKIDAHADFVPFADLFPYRGFARKIFDGAQANAPTFHGTLVNAEYAKKYPEIVVAYLRAALEAHRLITAEPEKYSELIAKVTGIEAEVNYLFHGPLGLQTRDFTWKPEYRQALATSIDTLRILKRHDSDLTADTFIDDQYLRAAFKQAGLDYEAQLKSYDKAPLKANDHLTGKPITDFKRVAQVWVEGEPRVRHYASPENAFADAKKATAAGRKIRVIFAHDDTLGIKLLANQAWFAADAKGQLRAFLLKDSATKWAAANQGKVVDFTAARDTATRVALAP, encoded by the coding sequence ATGAACTTCCGCCTTCCCCTGACCGGCCTCGCGCTGGCCTTCGCACTCTCCGCGGCGCACGCCGGCGAAACGATCCGCGTCGCCCTCGGCACGCAGGACACCACGATCAACTGCGCCACCGGCGGCCTGCTGATCCGCGAGCTGAACCTGCTCGACAAGTACCTGCCGCGCGACGGCAAGTACAAGGACGTGACCTACGACATCCAGTGGAAGAACTTCACGTCGGGTGCCCCACTCACCAACGAGATGGTGGCCGACAAGCTCGACTTCGGCGCGATGGCCGACTTCCCCGGCTCGCTCAACGGCGCCGCGCACCTGAAGGCCGGCAAGAAGAGCATCTTCCTGTCGGTGCTGTCGGGCAGCACCTTCGGCTCGGGCAACGGCATCGTGGTGCCCACGGCCTCCAGCGTGCAATCGCTCGCCGAGCTCAAGGGCAAGCAGATCTCGGTGCCGTTCGCGTCCACGTCGCACGGCATGCTGCTGCGCGCGCTGAAGGCCCAGGGCATCGATCCTTCGACGGACGTCAACATCCTGACCCAGGCGCCCGAGGTGGCCGGCTCGGCGCTGCAGGCCAACAAGATCGACGCCCACGCCGACTTCGTGCCGTTCGCCGACCTGTTCCCATACCGCGGCTTCGCCCGCAAGATCTTCGACGGCGCCCAGGCGAACGCGCCCACGTTCCACGGCACGCTCGTGAACGCCGAGTACGCGAAGAAGTATCCCGAGATCGTGGTCGCGTACCTGCGCGCGGCGCTCGAAGCGCATCGCCTGATCACCGCCGAGCCCGAGAAGTACAGCGAACTCATCGCGAAGGTGACCGGCATCGAGGCCGAGGTGAACTACCTCTTCCATGGCCCGCTGGGCCTGCAGACGCGCGACTTCACGTGGAAGCCCGAGTACCGCCAGGCGCTCGCGACCTCCATCGACACGCTGCGCATCCTCAAGCGCCACGACTCCGACCTGACGGCCGACACGTTCATCGACGACCAGTACCTCCGCGCCGCCTTCAAGCAGGCCGGGCTCGACTACGAGGCGCAGCTGAAGTCCTACGACAAGGCGCCGCTCAAGGCGAACGACCACCTGACCGGCAAACCCATCACCGACTTCAAGCGCGTGGCCCAGGTGTGGGTGGAGGGCGAGCCGCGGGTGCGCCACTACGCCTCGCCCGAGAACGCGTTCGCCGACGCGAAGAAGGCCACCGCCGCCGGCCGCAAGATCCGCGTGATCTTCGCCCACGACGACACGCTGGGCATCAAGCTGCTCGCGAACCAGGCCTGGTTCGCCGCGGACGCGAAGGGCCAGCTGCGCGCCTTCCTGCTGAAGGATTCGGCCACGAAGTGGGCCGCCGCGAACCAGGGCAAGGTGGTCGACTTCACCGCCGCGCGCGACACCGCCACCCGCGTGGCCCTGGCGCCATGA
- a CDS encoding ABC transporter permease has translation MTSAAVLAPPDVAPAPAGSRRVGHWVAGTLSLVACVVLWHLLSTFHVRTPVITFANVPPPLEVAQAGLDLLGSPKLLQHLGWSLFRIAAGFAAAAVAGIGLGLLIGRFAWAQAVLAPPLEVLRPVPAVAWIPLAILMFPSSEVSMIFVTFTGAVFPILLNTIHGVEGADARLVASARSLGCRGGRVFTQVILPAAAPSIATGLSIGMGTCWFCLVSAEMISGQFGIGYYTWESYTLQNYAGIVVGMLWIGLFGMGSSALIRQAARWLMPWQEGRA, from the coding sequence ATGACCTCCGCGGCCGTCCTCGCGCCGCCGGACGTGGCGCCCGCGCCGGCCGGATCGCGGCGCGTCGGCCACTGGGTGGCCGGTACGCTGTCGCTCGTGGCGTGCGTGGTGCTGTGGCACCTGCTGTCGACCTTCCACGTGCGCACCCCGGTCATCACGTTCGCGAACGTGCCGCCGCCGCTGGAGGTGGCGCAGGCCGGGCTCGACCTGCTCGGGTCGCCGAAGCTGCTGCAGCACCTCGGCTGGAGCCTGTTCCGCATCGCGGCCGGCTTCGCCGCGGCCGCCGTCGCGGGCATCGGCCTCGGCCTGCTGATCGGGCGGTTCGCGTGGGCGCAGGCCGTGCTCGCGCCGCCGCTGGAGGTGCTGCGGCCCGTGCCGGCCGTCGCGTGGATACCGCTCGCGATCCTGATGTTCCCGTCGTCCGAGGTGTCGATGATCTTCGTGACCTTCACCGGCGCGGTGTTCCCGATCCTGCTCAACACCATCCACGGCGTGGAGGGCGCCGACGCGCGCCTCGTCGCGTCGGCCCGCAGCCTCGGCTGCCGCGGCGGGCGGGTGTTCACGCAGGTGATCCTGCCCGCGGCGGCGCCCAGCATCGCGACGGGCCTGTCGATCGGCATGGGCACCTGCTGGTTCTGCCTCGTGTCGGCCGAGATGATCTCGGGGCAGTTCGGCATCGGCTACTACACGTGGGAGTCGTACACCTTACAGAACTACGCCGGCATCGTCGTGGGGATGTTGTGGATCGGGCTGTTCGGCATGGGCAGCAGCGCGCTGATCCGCCAGGCCGCGCGCTGGCTGATGCCGTGGCAGGAGGGAAGAGCATGA